One genomic window of Nitrospirota bacterium includes the following:
- a CDS encoding HU family DNA-binding protein yields the protein MAKSMTKSQIADYLAQKTGLTKKASVQLMDDFAALAYKEAKNVFVIPGIGKLVLANRKARMGRNPQTGEAIKIPAKRVVKFRVAKAAKDAILGKK from the coding sequence ATGGCTAAGTCAATGACCAAGTCGCAAATCGCCGATTACCTGGCCCAGAAGACCGGGTTAACCAAGAAAGCTTCCGTCCAGCTCATGGACGACTTTGCTGCCTTGGCCTACAAGGAGGCGAAGAACGTGTTTGTGATCCCTGGAATCGGGAAGCTCGTCTTGGCGAACCGCAAGGCTCGCATGGGCCGGAACCCACAGACCGGCGAGGCCATCAAGATCCCGGCCAAGCGCGTGGTCAAGTTCCGCGTGGCCAAAGCCGCAAAGGATGCGATCCTCGGAAAGAAGTAG
- a CDS encoding 4Fe-4S dicluster domain-containing protein, which produces MNGLNLMTSIDPARLQKETQRIYDVCDGCRRCFNLCPSFNTLLDGIDRYEGDVAKLTPADHHRVVDECYYCKLCYNHCPYTPPHQYALDFPRLMIAWKKHLAATRGVGWRDRWLIKTDLLGTLGTLVASVANWAMGNRFLRGLMESWGGLHRDRQVLHFSPERFTQWWERRGAAQVPASAQRKVALFGSCLINYQATDIGKATVQVLEKNGVHVVIPEQRCCGMPSFDTGDTAAIQQAASANIASFLPWVEKGYEIVVPVPSCSLMWKREYPEIVGGLDARRVAERTFDVSEYLMKLKREGALATDFQRNPGRVAYQVPCHLRDQNIGFKSKELMECAGAQVEVIEKCSGHDGSWSAKTEFFPLSMLIAQKAVRVIEQAPADLVASDCPLAGLQLDQAGAMAHAGGRPTKHPIQIVRDAYGLQS; this is translated from the coding sequence GTGAACGGTCTGAACCTCATGACCTCCATCGATCCCGCACGGCTCCAGAAAGAGACGCAACGTATCTATGACGTCTGCGATGGCTGCCGTCGCTGCTTCAATCTCTGCCCGTCATTCAACACGTTGCTCGACGGCATCGACCGGTATGAGGGCGACGTCGCCAAACTCACGCCAGCCGATCATCATCGGGTGGTCGATGAATGCTACTATTGTAAACTTTGCTACAACCACTGCCCCTATACGCCTCCGCATCAATATGCTCTCGATTTTCCCCGCTTGATGATCGCCTGGAAAAAGCACCTGGCCGCAACGCGCGGGGTGGGCTGGCGTGATCGGTGGCTGATCAAAACAGATCTGCTTGGTACGCTGGGGACTCTGGTCGCGTCGGTCGCGAATTGGGCGATGGGCAATCGGTTCCTTCGCGGGCTGATGGAATCGTGGGGCGGCCTCCACCGGGATCGGCAGGTCCTGCACTTCTCTCCAGAGCGGTTTACCCAGTGGTGGGAGCGCCGAGGGGCAGCACAGGTTCCTGCTTCCGCACAGCGGAAGGTCGCGCTGTTTGGAAGCTGCTTGATCAACTATCAAGCGACCGATATCGGCAAAGCGACGGTGCAAGTCCTTGAAAAGAACGGCGTGCACGTCGTGATTCCCGAACAACGTTGTTGCGGCATGCCCTCGTTCGACACCGGCGATACGGCAGCAATTCAGCAGGCTGCCTCGGCGAACATCGCGTCATTTTTGCCGTGGGTGGAGAAAGGGTATGAGATTGTCGTGCCGGTGCCCAGTTGTAGCTTGATGTGGAAGCGGGAATACCCGGAGATCGTCGGCGGCCTTGATGCACGGCGCGTGGCGGAACGAACATTCGATGTGTCGGAATATCTGATGAAACTGAAGCGGGAGGGCGCCCTGGCCACTGACTTTCAGCGAAACCCGGGACGAGTGGCCTATCAGGTGCCCTGCCATCTGCGGGATCAGAACATCGGATTCAAATCCAAGGAACTGATGGAGTGCGCCGGCGCACAGGTCGAAGTGATTGAAAAGTGTTCGGGCCACGATGGTTCATGGTCCGCCAAGACGGAATTCTTCCCCCTCTCGATGCTGATCGCGCAGAAGGCCGTTCGGGTGATTGAACAGGCTCCGGCGGATCTTGTCGCCTCCGATTGTCCTCTGGCGGGATTGCAGCTGGACCAAGCCGGCGCTATGGCCCATGCCGGCGGCAGGCCGACGAAACATCCGATTCAAATCGTGCGCGATGCGTATGGGTTGCAGTCATGA
- the rfbC gene encoding dTDP-4-dehydrorhamnose 3,5-epimerase encodes MQVTTTTIPGLLLIEPDVFRDPRGLFLETYHARRYEDAGVPDTFVQDNYSQSMRGTLRGLHYQEPHAQGKLVMVTDGAVYDVVVDIRKGSPSFGRWYGAELSAENRHQVYVPPGCAHGFCVTSDRASFLYKCTDYYAPGAERGIIWNDPALAIPWPVATPILSAKDRTYKPLAEMESELPLYRPVG; translated from the coding sequence GTGCAGGTCACGACAACCACAATCCCAGGCCTCTTGCTGATCGAGCCGGACGTCTTCCGCGATCCACGGGGCCTCTTTCTCGAGACCTACCATGCACGCCGCTACGAAGACGCCGGTGTTCCGGACACCTTCGTTCAGGATAACTATTCACAGTCAATGAGGGGCACGTTGCGCGGGCTCCACTATCAAGAGCCGCACGCCCAGGGGAAGCTCGTGATGGTGACTGACGGAGCGGTCTATGATGTCGTGGTGGATATCCGAAAGGGATCGCCGAGTTTTGGCCGCTGGTACGGAGCAGAGCTCTCGGCTGAAAATCGGCACCAGGTCTATGTACCGCCCGGTTGTGCCCATGGATTCTGCGTGACCAGCGACCGCGCTTCGTTCCTGTATAAATGCACCGACTACTATGCGCCGGGCGCCGAGCGGGGCATTATCTGGAACGATCCGGCTCTCGCGATTCCCTGGCCGGTTGCAACACCCATCTTGTCTGCCAAGGACCGTACCTACAAGCCCTTGGCCGAGATGGAATCGGAATTGCCACTGTATAGGCCGGTCGGATGA
- a CDS encoding rubrerythrin, with translation MGNSLKGTKSHDNLKGAFAGESQANRRYLYFARRADIEGFPDIGGLFRDTSEAETGHAFGHLDFLKEVGDPATGIAIGNTEANLKSAIEGETYEYTQMYPGMAKTARDEGFPELAEWFETLAKAERSHANRFTKGLDSLKQS, from the coding sequence ATGGGGAACAGTTTGAAAGGGACCAAGAGCCACGACAATCTCAAGGGAGCATTTGCCGGGGAGTCCCAGGCCAATCGGCGCTATCTCTATTTCGCCCGGCGGGCTGATATCGAGGGGTTTCCTGATATCGGCGGCTTGTTCCGGGATACGTCCGAAGCAGAAACAGGCCACGCCTTCGGCCACCTGGATTTCTTGAAGGAAGTCGGGGATCCGGCAACCGGGATCGCGATCGGCAATACCGAGGCCAATCTGAAGTCCGCCATCGAAGGCGAAACCTACGAGTACACGCAGATGTACCCCGGCATGGCCAAAACGGCACGGGATGAGGGCTTTCCTGAACTCGCCGAATGGTTCGAGACACTCGCCAAGGCGGAACGGTCCCATGCGAATCGCTTCACGAAGGGGCTCGACAGTCTGAAACAGTCATAG
- a CDS encoding MoaD/ThiS family protein, giving the protein MVTISLMGQLQTVDGERDLACEVPSPMSVRQVIQRQGIQLRHLLQLIREKKVLVTVNKKIASEDSLVQNGDAIRLVGHDGMGGTGLGPSL; this is encoded by the coding sequence ATGGTGACGATTTCTTTAATGGGTCAGCTGCAAACCGTCGATGGTGAACGCGACCTTGCCTGTGAAGTTCCTTCCCCCATGTCCGTCCGTCAGGTGATTCAACGGCAGGGGATTCAGCTTCGCCATCTCCTCCAACTCATTCGCGAGAAGAAAGTGCTGGTGACAGTGAATAAGAAGATCGCCAGTGAGGACTCACTGGTTCAGAACGGCGACGCGATCAGGCTGGTGGGGCACGACGGCATGGGGGGAACGGGGCTTGGTCCCTCACTGTAA